A single region of the Latilactobacillus curvatus JCM 1096 = DSM 20019 genome encodes:
- a CDS encoding Crp/Fnr family transcriptional regulator, with translation MTDEQHICAEIVPIFNHLDRDSLVKISAVTHHERVKKGTLVMSPMDQKRLVILAKGSIKVYQLSTAGKEQLLRMMEPGDFEGEKLLFKTEDEPLYGEVLQDSTICTLSRSAFQQLLLAYPEISLKLLEATTDKMTRLEKQANLINIESVESRIVTYLLDLAKASGETEVMIPMKLKELATYIGTTPETLSRKLKQLESHALIERNGRKIAILDYENLEDFY, from the coding sequence GTGACTGACGAACAACATATTTGTGCTGAGATAGTACCGATTTTTAATCATTTAGACCGTGATAGTTTGGTCAAGATTTCGGCAGTTACCCATCATGAACGCGTTAAAAAAGGGACGTTGGTGATGAGCCCGATGGATCAGAAGCGGTTAGTGATCTTAGCTAAGGGGAGCATTAAGGTCTATCAGCTCTCTACAGCAGGCAAAGAGCAACTGCTACGCATGATGGAACCCGGTGATTTTGAAGGAGAAAAGTTACTTTTTAAAACGGAAGATGAGCCGTTGTACGGTGAGGTCTTGCAAGATAGTACAATCTGTACGTTATCGCGGAGTGCTTTTCAACAGTTACTGTTAGCCTATCCCGAAATTAGTTTAAAGTTACTAGAAGCAACTACTGATAAGATGACGCGTTTGGAAAAACAGGCGAACTTAATCAATATCGAGTCAGTTGAATCCAGAATCGTGACTTATCTACTTGATTTAGCTAAAGCGAGCGGAGAAACTGAAGTGATGATTCCGATGAAGTTAAAAGAACTGGCAACATATATTGGAACAACGCCTGAAACCTTATCGCGTAAGTTAAAACAGTTAGAAAGTCATGCGCTAATTGAACGAAACGGTCGAAAGATTGCGATATTAGACTATGAAAACCTAGAAGACTTCTATTAG
- a CDS encoding ferritin-like domain-containing protein, whose product MLSNEEIETRYQAEVKQADVDHHTPTAGAMIGHVMANLTIQRRKLRQMKWYAKGINNQAFKAQLTTLLAENDMLLDKTAERLLDEGEVLPTTQAEYTEYGMLTEEPRIKYWEMPAMIAEMVADYNTANLFVSRAIKLAEKEERFALAADMVSLMGYNQHQIRELQSQLGKAAREGLDEEDDD is encoded by the coding sequence ATGTTATCTAATGAAGAAATCGAAACACGTTACCAAGCAGAAGTTAAACAAGCTGATGTTGATCACCATACACCAACCGCGGGTGCCATGATCGGCCATGTGATGGCTAACTTAACGATTCAACGGCGTAAACTCCGTCAAATGAAGTGGTACGCTAAAGGAATCAATAACCAAGCTTTTAAAGCGCAATTAACCACATTGCTTGCAGAAAATGATATGCTATTAGACAAGACGGCCGAACGGCTACTAGACGAAGGTGAAGTGCTTCCGACGACGCAAGCTGAGTATACCGAGTATGGGATGCTGACAGAAGAGCCGCGGATTAAGTACTGGGAGATGCCAGCGATGATTGCGGAAATGGTTGCGGACTATAATACTGCTAATCTATTTGTTTCCCGTGCGATTAAACTTGCGGAAAAAGAAGAACGATTTGCTTTAGCGGCGGATATGGTTTCTTTAATGGGCTACAACCAACACCAAATCCGTGAATTGCAAAGCCAACTAGGAAAAGCAGCGCGCGAAGGATTAGATGAAGAAGACGACGATTAA
- a CDS encoding heavy-metal-associated domain-containing protein yields the protein MAKLVMQLDELSCPSCMQKIQAGVSQQDGVESVKVLFNASKVKAEYDEAVTNPDELTQAVTDLGYSVQSIKVK from the coding sequence ATGGCAAAATTGGTGATGCAATTAGACGAGCTATCATGTCCGTCATGTATGCAAAAGATTCAAGCGGGTGTCAGTCAACAAGATGGGGTTGAATCAGTGAAAGTTCTCTTTAATGCTAGTAAAGTGAAAGCAGAATACGATGAAGCCGTGACAAACCCAGATGAATTAACACAAGCTGTAACTGACTTGGGCTACAGCGTTCAAAGTATCAAAGTGAAATAG
- a CDS encoding heavy metal translocating P-type ATPase, translating to MKFQRWLQSVKNQIALTVGGLIAVAYGWYWLGGAVIVMQGLLLVASMMGVTPILMQAYQALKVKVISIDLLVTIAVLGALIIGEFNESAIVTFLFLFGSYLEQRTLKKTRESIRALSEMAPQTAQVLAADGTTTTVDVDDVEIDDQVLVKAGAQVPVDGQVVQGSAYVNEASITGEAQLVKKIVGDAVYSGAIVDNGTLTVTATQVGDDTTFAQIIELVEEAQDSKSPAEKFIDRFATYYTPAVLVLALAIGLITRDFKLAITILVLGCPGALVIGAPVSIVAGIGNGAKHGVLIKGGEVVNAMAGIDTMVFDKTGTLTKGDTAVAHVQFYTAAEQATLAVTTAVEAQSDHPLATAIVQYARGRGVTDLPTIERIETLKGLGVQAEVAGQTIRIGRAKMMTEAGIRLTGAQIAAITASQAAGQSTVLVAVDQQVVLLIGIADTVKPEAKAALTRLKKAGVKHLVMLTGDNDQTAAAIAKAVGITEYHANLLPAEKVEFIKTYQANGQKVAFIGDGINDSPSLALADIGIAMGSGTDVAIETSDIVLMQSTLSELVYADYLTKATARNTVQNIVIAVGTVGLLLLGLMLGWVQMASGMFVHEISILVVIFNAMRLIRFKVR from the coding sequence ATGAAATTTCAAAGATGGTTACAATCCGTGAAGAATCAGATTGCGCTGACTGTTGGCGGATTGATTGCAGTGGCCTATGGCTGGTATTGGCTTGGTGGGGCGGTAATTGTGATGCAAGGGCTGTTATTGGTTGCGTCAATGATGGGGGTTACACCGATTTTGATGCAGGCGTATCAAGCGCTAAAAGTGAAAGTCATCAGCATTGATTTGCTGGTCACGATTGCGGTATTGGGAGCGCTAATCATTGGTGAGTTCAATGAATCGGCGATTGTCACGTTCCTCTTTTTATTCGGGAGCTATCTTGAACAACGAACCTTGAAAAAGACACGAGAATCAATTCGCGCATTGTCTGAAATGGCGCCACAAACGGCACAAGTGTTAGCGGCCGATGGCACTACTACGACGGTAGATGTTGATGATGTCGAAATCGATGATCAAGTATTGGTTAAAGCTGGCGCTCAGGTGCCGGTTGATGGGCAAGTCGTCCAAGGTAGTGCCTATGTCAATGAAGCTAGCATCACTGGCGAAGCACAACTCGTTAAGAAAATAGTGGGTGATGCTGTTTATTCCGGGGCAATTGTGGATAACGGGACATTGACGGTTACCGCAACGCAGGTTGGGGATGATACAACTTTTGCCCAAATTATTGAATTGGTTGAAGAGGCCCAAGATAGTAAGTCACCCGCGGAAAAATTCATTGATCGTTTTGCGACCTATTACACACCGGCCGTTTTAGTGTTGGCATTAGCGATTGGCTTAATCACGCGCGACTTTAAACTCGCGATTACGATTCTGGTGCTTGGTTGTCCAGGTGCGCTAGTAATTGGCGCGCCAGTTTCAATCGTGGCGGGGATTGGCAATGGTGCGAAGCATGGGGTTTTGATTAAAGGCGGCGAAGTCGTTAATGCGATGGCTGGCATTGATACGATGGTCTTTGACAAAACTGGGACATTGACTAAAGGGGACACGGCTGTTGCACATGTGCAATTTTATACAGCGGCAGAACAAGCAACGTTGGCAGTGACTACCGCGGTTGAAGCACAGTCAGATCATCCACTGGCGACTGCGATTGTGCAGTATGCACGGGGACGAGGGGTGACAGACTTACCAACTATTGAACGAATTGAAACGCTCAAAGGGTTGGGGGTACAAGCTGAAGTCGCTGGTCAAACAATTCGGATTGGGCGGGCCAAGATGATGACTGAAGCAGGGATCCGGTTAACCGGTGCGCAGATTGCGGCGATCACGGCCAGTCAAGCAGCAGGGCAATCAACCGTGTTAGTCGCAGTTGACCAACAAGTTGTTTTATTAATTGGGATTGCTGATACGGTTAAACCGGAAGCCAAGGCAGCATTAACGCGTTTGAAAAAAGCAGGCGTTAAACATTTAGTCATGTTGACGGGCGATAATGACCAGACGGCCGCAGCAATTGCCAAAGCCGTCGGGATTACTGAATACCACGCGAATCTTTTGCCGGCAGAGAAGGTTGAATTCATTAAGACCTACCAAGCAAACGGTCAAAAAGTGGCTTTTATCGGGGATGGGATTAATGACAGTCCTTCGCTCGCACTGGCTGACATTGGAATTGCGATGGGTTCTGGGACAGATGTCGCGATTGAAACTTCGGATATTGTGTTAATGCAATCGACGTTATCCGAATTAGTGTATGCCGATTACCTCACGAAGGCGACGGCACGTAATACAGTTCAAAATATTGTGATTGCTGTTGGAACGGTCGGATTGTTATTGCTTGGCCTGATGCTTGGCTGGGTACAGATGGCTAGTGGGATGTTTGTTCATGAGATTAGTATTCTGGTCGTGATATTCAATGCGATGCGCCTGATTCGGTTTAAAGTTCGCTAA
- a CDS encoding glycoside hydrolase family 1 protein, protein MTFYDFPKDFWWGSAASGPQTEGRIDGDGKGDNIWDYWYQQAPEKFFNQVGPARTSDVYQQFKSDIQLMKQTGHNSFRTSIQWSRLFPQGTGEINLQAVDFYNAYIDELIANGIEPFMNLYHFDMPLALQKKGGWLNRETVDAYVHYAETCFELFGDRVKKWFTHNEPIVPVEGGYLYQFHYPAEINLAHAVQVGYHETLASAMAIQKYHARNQGGQIGIILNLTPSYPRDATNPADVKAAQIADAFFNRSFLDPAVKGEFPADLVAILKDLAILPDYQPADLALIKANTVDLLGINYYQPRRVKAKETPIDHTNGPMPDDFFDNYDMPGKKVNPYRGWEIYERGIYDILKNVRENYGNIACFISENGMGVEGEERYRNADGQIDDDYRIEFVQDHLKYVHQALQEGSSCLGYHMWTCMDNWSWTNAYKNRYGFIAVDLDHDCQRTIKKSGHWFKQVADQNGFEA, encoded by the coding sequence ATGACTTTTTATGACTTTCCAAAGGATTTTTGGTGGGGTTCAGCAGCAAGTGGTCCCCAAACAGAAGGCCGGATTGACGGTGATGGTAAGGGCGATAATATTTGGGATTATTGGTATCAACAAGCGCCAGAAAAGTTTTTTAACCAAGTGGGCCCAGCGCGGACCTCTGATGTGTATCAACAATTCAAAAGTGATATCCAATTGATGAAACAAACAGGACACAATAGTTTTCGGACATCGATTCAATGGAGTCGGTTGTTTCCACAAGGTACGGGGGAGATTAATCTACAAGCTGTCGATTTTTATAATGCGTACATCGACGAATTAATCGCAAACGGCATCGAACCGTTTATGAATTTATACCATTTTGATATGCCGCTAGCACTCCAGAAAAAAGGTGGTTGGCTCAATCGTGAGACGGTTGATGCTTACGTTCATTATGCTGAAACCTGTTTTGAATTATTTGGGGATCGGGTGAAGAAATGGTTCACACACAATGAACCGATTGTGCCGGTTGAAGGCGGCTATTTATATCAGTTCCACTATCCAGCTGAAATTAATTTAGCGCATGCGGTACAAGTTGGTTATCACGAAACATTAGCGAGTGCGATGGCGATTCAAAAATATCACGCACGCAATCAAGGGGGACAAATTGGCATTATCCTTAACTTAACCCCAAGTTATCCCCGGGATGCGACTAATCCGGCAGATGTGAAAGCCGCACAAATTGCAGATGCTTTTTTCAACCGTTCATTCTTAGATCCTGCCGTGAAGGGGGAATTCCCCGCTGATTTGGTCGCGATTTTAAAAGATCTAGCCATCTTACCCGACTATCAACCAGCTGACTTGGCATTGATTAAGGCGAACACTGTGGATTTATTGGGGATTAATTATTATCAACCACGGCGCGTGAAGGCCAAGGAAACCCCAATCGACCATACAAACGGCCCGATGCCGGATGATTTTTTCGACAATTACGATATGCCGGGTAAGAAAGTCAATCCGTATCGCGGGTGGGAAATCTACGAACGTGGGATTTACGATATTTTAAAGAACGTCCGCGAAAATTACGGCAACATTGCTTGCTTCATTTCGGAAAACGGGATGGGCGTTGAAGGCGAAGAACGTTATCGCAATGCCGATGGCCAGATTGATGATGACTACCGGATTGAATTTGTACAGGATCATTTGAAGTATGTCCATCAAGCCCTCCAAGAAGGGAGTAGCTGTCTCGGTTATCATATGTGGACGTGTATGGATAACTGGTCATGGACCAACGCCTATAAGAACCGCTACGGTTTTATTGCGGTGGACTTAGACCATGATTGCCAACGGACGATTAAAAAATCAGGTCATTGGTTCAAGCAAGTCGCTGATCAAAATGGGTTTGAAGCCTAA
- the celB gene encoding PTS cellobiose transporter subunit IIC, producing the protein MNTFMDTLSKKIMPFANKLGQNRYLTVLRDAFMLSFPLTMFGSIIVVITNLPFFNDATKATLTELLGNGQNATMSIMTVFVTFGIGYYLSNSYDVDGIFGGAVSFASFLILTPFMMTTDKGVDVSGVLSLDRLGAKGMFIGMIAAFIAAEIYCRITKKGWQIKMPDGVPPAVAKSFAALIPAILTLTIFLVIQAAVTGLFHVNLHDVIYEIIQKPLVGLGGSLPATLIALFFVQLLWFFGLHGQIIVNSVMDPIWNTLMLENLEAYKAGHALPHIVTKPFMETFTVGLGGSGMTLAVVLLMAFIMKKKQYRDVGRLALAPAVFNVNEPVIFGFPIVLNATIFIPWLIAPLIVTALNYTVMAIGLVPAPTGVSVPWTVPIFFSGMLATNSVLGGILQLIDVVLVGLIWFPFIKMLDRQKDPLAN; encoded by the coding sequence GTGAATACTTTTATGGACACGCTTAGCAAGAAAATCATGCCTTTCGCAAATAAGTTAGGCCAAAATCGTTACCTAACTGTTCTACGAGACGCATTTATGCTTTCATTCCCATTGACGATGTTTGGATCAATCATCGTCGTTATCACTAACCTGCCATTTTTCAACGATGCCACCAAAGCGACCCTAACGGAACTCCTTGGTAATGGACAAAATGCCACAATGTCAATCATGACGGTCTTCGTCACATTCGGGATTGGTTATTATCTTTCTAATTCATATGATGTGGACGGAATTTTCGGCGGTGCTGTTTCATTCGCCAGTTTCCTAATCCTCACCCCATTCATGATGACCACCGATAAAGGCGTTGACGTTAGCGGTGTTTTAAGTCTCGATCGACTTGGCGCTAAAGGGATGTTCATTGGGATGATTGCGGCATTTATCGCTGCAGAAATTTATTGCCGGATTACTAAAAAAGGCTGGCAAATTAAGATGCCAGACGGTGTCCCACCTGCAGTTGCGAAATCATTCGCCGCTTTAATTCCAGCTATTTTAACCTTAACCATTTTCTTAGTCATTCAAGCGGCAGTCACTGGTTTATTCCATGTTAACTTGCACGACGTGATCTATGAAATTATTCAAAAACCACTCGTTGGTTTAGGTGGCAGTCTTCCTGCAACCCTAATCGCATTGTTCTTTGTCCAATTGCTCTGGTTCTTCGGTCTTCACGGGCAAATTATCGTCAACTCTGTAATGGATCCGATCTGGAACACATTAATGCTCGAAAACTTGGAAGCTTACAAAGCTGGCCATGCTTTACCACATATTGTCACGAAACCATTCATGGAAACTTTCACCGTAGGTCTCGGTGGTTCTGGGATGACATTAGCCGTCGTCTTACTGATGGCCTTTATCATGAAGAAAAAACAATACCGCGATGTCGGACGTTTGGCCTTGGCACCCGCTGTCTTCAACGTTAACGAACCTGTCATTTTCGGGTTCCCAATCGTTTTAAACGCCACAATTTTCATTCCATGGCTGATTGCACCACTGATTGTCACAGCGCTCAACTACACTGTAATGGCAATCGGATTGGTGCCTGCGCCAACTGGGGTTTCAGTCCCATGGACCGTCCCAATCTTCTTCAGTGGGATGCTCGCAACCAACTCAGTACTCGGCGGGATCTTACAACTCATTGACGTTGTGCTAGTCGGTCTCATCTGGTTCCCATTCATTAAAATGCTAGATCGCCAAAAAGATCCTCTGGCAAACTAA
- a CDS encoding GntR family transcriptional regulator, whose translation MPKYEEIANIIRQRIKQGRYPANTLLPNQTDLVQEFDASRMTIKKAITILTMEGLVLSRRGAGTKVLDHSFWNKSTAPADQYRGMSRDLADIGKTLSSKVITFEVTFPTPEIKERLMLADQQPVYKIIRLRIIDGVNSVLEHTYMPVSLVPGLTDDVLAQSIYTYLKETLHLTFAGAFRNIQADKADEYDQQYLDCAPTDPVLEVEQVVYLDNGQPIEYSRSRNRYDRRGYTFLDVKNT comes from the coding sequence TTGCCAAAATACGAAGAAATTGCCAACATTATTCGACAACGGATTAAACAAGGGCGCTATCCTGCTAATACGTTGTTACCCAATCAAACCGACTTAGTTCAAGAATTCGATGCCAGTCGAATGACGATCAAAAAAGCAATCACGATTTTAACGATGGAAGGACTCGTTCTATCACGACGCGGCGCTGGTACAAAGGTGTTAGACCACTCTTTTTGGAATAAATCAACGGCACCAGCGGATCAATACCGTGGGATGTCACGCGACTTAGCCGACATTGGTAAAACACTCTCAAGTAAGGTCATCACGTTTGAGGTGACTTTCCCAACGCCTGAGATTAAAGAGCGCTTAATGCTTGCTGATCAACAGCCCGTCTACAAAATCATTCGACTACGGATTATCGACGGCGTTAATAGCGTCCTCGAACATACCTACATGCCAGTGAGTCTAGTTCCCGGATTAACTGATGATGTTCTCGCACAGTCAATCTATACCTACCTTAAGGAGACCCTACACCTCACATTCGCGGGTGCCTTTCGCAATATTCAAGCCGACAAGGCCGATGAATATGACCAGCAATATCTGGACTGCGCCCCAACTGATCCCGTCTTAGAAGTTGAACAAGTTGTTTATCTCGATAATGGCCAACCGATTGAATACTCAAGAAGTCGCAACCGTTATGATCGCCGCGGTTATACATTCTTAGACGTTAAGAATACTTAA
- a CDS encoding YhgE/Pip family protein produces MIQNEFKFIAKNRLIMISLIAIVFIPFLYSIFFLKSVWDPYGSTGELPVAVVNNDQPATYNGETLSAGKDMVKELKKNDQLGWRFVSAKKAQQGLKDKEYYTVVTLPKNFSANAATVLDKNPKKMQIQYKTNDSLNFIGEVISEMGAKELNAQVRETVTNAYAKVMFKQVKTAGKGFSTAAKGAKQLTDGSVTLSDGLNVYTAGVAQVNDGIMTMKTSVVPLSDGVKQLADGSNTLNNGLLLLDSKTGALASGASQLDNGAGQLNAGLQTLNSKTGALSSGVTQLSTGLNTLNSSSSQLVGGVGQLDGGTDQLIDGSQKLNVALTDVAQTIDNQLETGAPEIDQLTSGLTQVNDVIQQLYAGINNPATDQISNQVTADLTSIATNTASTGSSLQQVNTKLYDQDSSASAASQVANTGAQLKAITEVVSDPQIQAALGSNPALAQKLTSALQSAGASVAATGNQLASSGTDVNSIKANTLDNKAHLKSIQTQMTALMQSLAQLKRGINGIAPVSPVLKDGVNSAINQLTGGLAAVSAGLTRTGNTPETMGAIQATTTINAGLRQMKLGLVGTPSQMGLIPGLNAYTAGVSQASAGTNQLNGQIPALTGGVSQLATGSSALAAGTGALNAQVPQLTSGISQLATGSTALNNGLGQLNGQIPTLTSGVDQLAAGTNQLTDNSAKLTDGAGQLTDGNKTLASALKSGANEVNSIQLTDKTADMFAAPAELKHSNYSYVPNYGHALAPYVLSVALFVGAIVFNFAYPIRKISMTGQSSTAWFLSKITVGALVAVGMAIIEPALMMVAGLNVDHPAQFFLMAITFSLASMSIIMFLSMTFDNPGRFLAMVLLMLQLGGSGGTFPMEITNHFYNVIHPFLPMTYSILGLREAITSGLGTGQIVQSFFVLLAFIVVALLLLWLGMNHLQKIGNGGRSQLDDNQKLQDVEK; encoded by the coding sequence ATGATCCAAAACGAATTTAAGTTCATTGCCAAGAATCGTTTAATCATGATTTCGTTAATCGCAATCGTGTTTATTCCATTCTTGTACAGTATCTTTTTCCTTAAATCTGTCTGGGACCCTTATGGTAGCACTGGTGAATTACCAGTCGCTGTCGTTAATAATGATCAGCCAGCCACTTACAACGGTGAAACGTTGAGCGCTGGTAAAGATATGGTAAAAGAATTGAAGAAAAACGACCAACTTGGTTGGCGTTTCGTATCAGCAAAAAAAGCACAACAAGGGCTTAAAGATAAGGAATACTACACTGTAGTGACCCTACCTAAGAACTTCTCTGCCAATGCTGCTACAGTCTTGGATAAGAATCCTAAGAAGATGCAAATTCAATACAAAACCAACGATTCATTGAACTTCATCGGTGAAGTTATCAGTGAAATGGGTGCCAAGGAATTGAACGCCCAAGTTCGGGAAACTGTCACAAATGCTTACGCTAAAGTGATGTTCAAACAGGTTAAGACTGCCGGTAAAGGGTTCAGTACTGCTGCCAAGGGTGCCAAACAATTAACAGACGGTTCTGTAACGTTATCAGACGGTTTGAACGTTTATACAGCCGGTGTTGCTCAAGTCAACGATGGTATCATGACGATGAAAACAAGCGTTGTGCCATTATCAGATGGTGTTAAACAATTAGCTGATGGCTCAAACACACTTAACAACGGCTTACTACTATTAGATAGCAAGACGGGTGCACTCGCATCAGGCGCAAGCCAATTAGATAACGGTGCAGGTCAGTTAAACGCTGGTCTCCAAACATTGAACAGTAAAACAGGTGCGTTATCTAGTGGTGTTACTCAGCTAAGTACTGGTTTAAACACATTAAATAGTAGTAGTAGCCAACTAGTCGGTGGTGTCGGTCAATTAGATGGTGGGACTGATCAATTAATTGATGGTAGCCAGAAATTGAATGTAGCATTAACAGATGTCGCTCAAACCATTGATAATCAATTAGAAACTGGTGCACCAGAGATTGACCAGTTAACCTCGGGACTTACTCAGGTGAACGATGTTATTCAACAGTTATATGCAGGTATCAATAATCCGGCAACTGATCAAATTAGTAATCAAGTGACGGCTGATTTAACATCAATTGCTACAAATACTGCAAGTACAGGTAGTTCGCTCCAACAAGTGAATACAAAGCTGTATGATCAAGATTCAAGTGCAAGTGCTGCTAGTCAGGTCGCCAATACTGGTGCTCAATTAAAAGCAATTACAGAGGTTGTTTCAGATCCACAGATTCAAGCAGCCTTAGGGAGTAATCCAGCCTTGGCTCAGAAATTAACAAGTGCTTTACAAAGTGCGGGTGCAAGTGTTGCTGCAACGGGTAATCAACTAGCTTCATCTGGTACTGACGTTAATTCAATTAAGGCAAATACACTTGATAATAAGGCACATTTGAAATCGATTCAAACACAGATGACTGCGTTGATGCAGAGTCTTGCACAGTTGAAGCGAGGAATCAATGGTATTGCTCCAGTTTCGCCAGTTCTTAAAGATGGTGTTAATTCTGCAATTAATCAATTGACGGGTGGATTGGCTGCTGTTAGTGCCGGATTGACTAGAACAGGTAACACACCTGAAACTATGGGTGCTATTCAAGCAACTACAACAATTAATGCTGGTTTACGTCAAATGAAATTAGGCCTTGTTGGTACACCAAGTCAAATGGGCTTAATTCCAGGATTAAATGCTTACACTGCTGGTGTTTCACAAGCAAGCGCAGGTACAAACCAATTAAACGGTCAAATTCCAGCCTTAACAGGCGGTGTTAGCCAATTAGCAACTGGTTCATCTGCACTTGCTGCCGGTACTGGTGCTTTAAATGCCCAAGTACCTCAATTGACAAGTGGTATCAGTCAATTGGCAACTGGTTCAACAGCCTTGAACAATGGTCTTGGTCAATTAAATGGTCAAATTCCAACGTTAACAAGCGGTGTTGATCAATTAGCTGCTGGTACAAATCAATTAACGGATAACTCAGCTAAGTTAACAGATGGTGCTGGTCAATTAACAGATGGTAATAAAACATTAGCATCTGCATTGAAATCTGGTGCAAATGAAGTTAACTCAATTCAATTAACGGATAAGACAGCCGATATGTTTGCTGCACCTGCTGAATTGAAACATTCAAATTACAGCTATGTGCCTAACTACGGTCATGCCTTAGCACCTTACGTCCTTTCAGTAGCATTGTTCGTTGGCGCAATTGTCTTCAACTTTGCTTATCCAATTCGGAAGATCTCAATGACTGGTCAATCATCAACAGCATGGTTCTTAAGTAAAATCACGGTTGGCGCTTTAGTCGCTGTCGGGATGGCAATTATCGAACCTGCCTTAATGATGGTTGCTGGATTAAACGTCGATCATCCAGCACAATTCTTCCTAATGGCAATTACCTTCTCACTTGCTTCGATGTCGATCATTATGTTCTTATCAATGACATTTGATAATCCTGGTCGTTTCTTAGCAATGGTCCTCTTGATGCTTCAATTAGGGGGGTCAGGTGGTACATTCCCAATGGAAATCACGAACCACTTCTACAACGTCATTCACCCATTCTTACCAATGACGTATTCAATTCTAGGGCTCAGAGAAGCAATTACATCTGGTTTAGGTACCGGTCAAATTGTTCAATCATTCTTTGTTCTCTTAGCCTTCATCGTCGTAGCACTCTTGCTATTATGGTTAGGAATGAATCATTTACAAAAAATCGGCAATGGTGGTCGCTCACAATTAGACGACAACCAAAAATTACAAGATGTCGAAAAATAA